The DNA sequence GGCCGCCAAGTGCCTGGTGCTCGACCTCGACGAGACGCTGTGGAGCGGGGTGGTCGGTGACATCGGCCCGGACGCCGTGACGGTGGGTGGCGGCTACCCCGGTTCGGCGCACACCGAACTGCAGGAGCTGGCCCGGGACCTGGCGGCGCAGGGCGTACTGCTCGCCGTCGCCTCGAAGAACGACCACGACGTCGCGGTAGAGGCGCTGACCCGGCACCCGGAGATGGTGCTCCGGCCGGACGCCTTCGTGGCTACCCGGATCAACTGGGAGCCGAAGCCGGACAACCTGCGGGCGATCGCCGAGGAGCTCAACATCGGTCTCGACGCGCTGGTGTTCGTCGACGACAACCCGGCCGAGCGGGACCTGATGCACCGGCTCGCACCGCAGGTCGGCACCGTCGACCTGCCGGGTGAGCCGGCCGGGTACGCCCGACGCCTCGCCGCCCGGGGCGACTTCACCGTGCTCAGCCTCACCGACGAGGACCGGCAGCGGGTCGCGATGTACCAGGCCAGCGCCCGCCGACGGGAGCTGGTCCGGGATGCCGGCAGCCTGGACGACTACCTGGCCGGGCTGGAGTCCCGGCTCACCGTGCAGCCGCTGGACCGGCACAACGCGGGCCGGATCACTCAACTGTTCGCCAAGACCAACCAATTCAACCTCACCGGGATCCGGTACGGCACCGCCGAGCTGGGCGACGGCGGTGCGGTCGGCGGCAGCAGCTCGCCCGGTGACGACGACGCGCCCGGCGGCGCCACGGCCTTCTACGGTGCCCGGTTGACCGACCGGTTCGGTGACAACGGGCTGATCGCGGCGCTGGCCCTGACCCGACGCACCGACGGTGCCTGGAGCATCGACAACCTTGTCCTCAGCTGCCGGGTCTTCTCCCGGGACGTGGAAGGAGCGATCGTCGGCCTGGTGCTGCGCAGCGCGGTCGCCCGGGGGGTGCCGGCCGTGTACGGCAGCTTCCGCCGCACCGAGCGCAACGCCCGGTTCGCCGACTTCTATCCACGGCTCGGCTTCCACCCCGTCGACCCGACCGACCCGACCGACCGCACCGCTGACGCCGACCGCACCGCCGACGCCACCGAGCCGGAGGGTGCCGCCGAGTTCCGCCACGAACTGCGCGACCTCGTCGAGCTGCCCGGCTGGATCGAGATCACCAACAACGAGGAGCCCTTCGATGTCCGCTGACCGGCCTGACTCCGGCGTCGATCTGATCGCCGACATCCTCGCGGACCTGCTGGACCTGGAGTCCGAGCAGGTCACCGCCGACACTCCGCTGACCGCGATCGACGGCTGGGACTCCGTGAACGCCCTGCGGGTGCTGGTCTACCTGGAGCGCAGCAGCGGCGCGTCGGTGGACTACGAACGGTTCACCGCCGCCACCACCGTTGCCGACCTGGCGGCGCTGGTCGCACCGGTCCCGGCGAGCGAGGGGCCGGTCCGGTGAGCGACCAGACGATGCAGACCGACGTCCTGATCGTCGGCGGCGGTCCGGCCGGCGCGCTGCTCGGTCACCTGTTGGCCCGGCGCGGAATCGACGTGCTGGTGGCCGAGCGGCAGACCAGCCTGGAGCGCGAGTTCCGCGGCGAGACGATCGCCGCCCCGTCGGTGGTGACCCTGCGCCGGCTGGGCTTCGGCCCGGCGCTGGACGACCACGGCTACCTGCCGACCGAGGGCGTCACCATGCGGATGGAGGGGCGGCGGGTGATGCACGTCGACTACCGCCGCTTCGGCGTCGGCGAGGTGCCGATCGACATCCCGCAGCCCGCCCTGATCAAGATCTTCATTGACGCCGGGCAGCAGCATCGCGGGTTCGACTACCAGTTCGGGACCACCTTCACCCGGTTGATCGAGCAGGACGGTGCGATCCGCGGTGCCTGGCTGCGCCGCCGCGACGGCTCGTCGGTCGAGGTCCGGGCCCGGCTCGTGGTGGGCGCCGACGGACGGTTCTCCAAGGTACGACACGCCGCCGGGCTCACCGCCGACGTTCAGCAGATGGCCCGCGACTTCCTGTCGTTCCGGCTGCCCCGGCCGCCGCAGTGGGGGCAACAGGCCGAGCTGGTGATCAACCGGGACCGGCACCTGGTGGTGCTGCCCACCTTCCCCGACTCGCTGCGGATCGGCACCAACCTGCCGAAACGCAGTCTCGGCGCGCTGCGCAAGGCCGGCTTCGACGCGTTCCGTTCGGTGGTGGCCGCCCTCGACCCCCGGCTCGCTCCGCTTGTCCAGCAACACCTGCGGACCTGGGACGACACCTCGTTTCTGGAGATCTTCACCGCCGAGGTGCCGCAGTGGAGCCGAGACGGGCTGATCCTGGTCGGCGACGCCTCGCACA is a window from the Solwaraspora sp. WMMD792 genome containing:
- a CDS encoding HAD-IIIC family phosphatase yields the protein MSVDSVSAPTSAGPPLAQLRALIRAGSAGDVRRLRPLLDRLTDPLDLEAAGSLLRGRRAADQLRAELAPTRIALLGSATLDPLPALLTAAGVRYTMLPEIRTAGFDQWRLEIAAGAPDLAELRPRIVALLLDDSAVLSGLADPVDVDEIAARCAAFPAELASWLTACRQVLGGLTVLGTVPLHPLRRHRLISYAARARLDAVWSRMNAAIAELAADHPATVVLSTADLAERAGSTFADDRMRHVAGHAYSPGYLSAFAHELARVAAADLGRAAKCLVLDLDETLWSGVVGDIGPDAVTVGGGYPGSAHTELQELARDLAAQGVLLAVASKNDHDVAVEALTRHPEMVLRPDAFVATRINWEPKPDNLRAIAEELNIGLDALVFVDDNPAERDLMHRLAPQVGTVDLPGEPAGYARRLAARGDFTVLSLTDEDRQRVAMYQASARRRELVRDAGSLDDYLAGLESRLTVQPLDRHNAGRITQLFAKTNQFNLTGIRYGTAELGDGGAVGGSSSPGDDDAPGGATAFYGARLTDRFGDNGLIAALALTRRTDGAWSIDNLVLSCRVFSRDVEGAIVGLVLRSAVARGVPAVYGSFRRTERNARFADFYPRLGFHPVDPTDPTDRTADADRTADATEPEGAAEFRHELRDLVELPGWIEITNNEEPFDVR
- a CDS encoding acyl carrier protein is translated as MSADRPDSGVDLIADILADLLDLESEQVTADTPLTAIDGWDSVNALRVLVYLERSSGASVDYERFTAATTVADLAALVAPVPASEGPVR
- a CDS encoding FAD-dependent monooxygenase → MSDQTMQTDVLIVGGGPAGALLGHLLARRGIDVLVAERQTSLEREFRGETIAAPSVVTLRRLGFGPALDDHGYLPTEGVTMRMEGRRVMHVDYRRFGVGEVPIDIPQPALIKIFIDAGQQHRGFDYQFGTTFTRLIEQDGAIRGAWLRRRDGSSVEVRARLVVGADGRFSKVRHAAGLTADVQQMARDFLSFRLPRPPQWGQQAELVINRDRHLVVLPTFPDSLRIGTNLPKRSLGALRKAGFDAFRSVVAALDPRLAPLVQQHLRTWDDTSFLEIFTAEVPQWSRDGLILVGDASHTCTPILGQGVNVAIQDAVCLTPVIAAALAADRGPVVTAADTADFVTQRQRHKAFVTRFQRIQESALAQGGTVGVLLRRARYRTLDVLPLKYRIFGSVLNAPHEIDPADLAEDVRTGPAVGTGD